AGGGCGTCGGGGATTCGAAGACGGCCGAGGCCGAAGCGATCGAGCCCAACCTGGAGCGGCGCCGCCAGGCCGCGGCGCGCTGGATGGACGTGCTGACACCTGCGGACGCTGCGGCCGCGAGCCTTCCCTCGTCGCGCCGCGACTGCCTGCTGCTGCTGAGAGCGCTGCGCGACGGCGGAGATCTGCGCGCGGCGGCATGGGCAATCCAGGGCTACGAGTCTTCCGATCCGCGCGTCCGCAGCGAAGCGGTCGACGCGATGAACGCGATGGTGCGCGACGTACGCGCCCGGCGCAGGCGTTTCGCGAACGATTTCGACGGCTCGGCATGGAAGCCGTACGTCGCAGCGCTGACGGATGGCGCCAACACGCTGAAACGCAGCGAGGATGCTCGCGCATTCGCCGACGAGGTACTGGCGATCGCAGGCACACCGCAGGACCGCTGATCCTGCGGCAGGCCGTCGCGGCTCAGGCGTTGCGCACGAGCACGCCGCCGTCGACGACGAGCACCGCGCCGGTCACGAACGTCATCGCCGGAAGACAGAAGTTCAGCGTCGCGTGCGCGACCTCCTCGGGCTCGCCGTAGCGGCCGAGCACGGTGCGCCTTTTGGCGAAGACCGTCTTGTGCTCTTCGGGAATCGCGTCTGTCATTCCCGTGCGAATCGGCCCCGGCGCGACGCAATTGACGGTAATCCCTTCGCCGCCGAGCTCGACGGCAAGCGAGCGCGTAAGGCCGATCACCCCGTGCTTGGCTGCCGTGTACGCCGAGCCGAAGCGCGTGGCGCCGAATCCTTCGGTCGAGGCGATGTTGACGATGCGCGGCGACTGCGACTTTCGCAGGTGAGGCAGCGCGGCACGCACGACGCGAGTCTGGCCGGTGAGCAGCACGTCGAGCGATTTCGCCCACAGCTCTTCGTAGTCGTCCGCGTCGATCGGCGTCATCCAGACGATCCCCGCGTTGTTGACGACAATGTCGATGCCGCCGAAGTGACTGGCCGCTTCGGCGATCACGCGCCGGACGGCGTTGGTGTCGGTGACGCTCATGTCCCAGCCGCGGGCGCTGCCGCCGGCCTCGCGGATCTCGCCGACGACGGTCTCGACGCGGTCGGCGCCGAGGTCGGTGACGATGACGTGGGCACCCTCGTCGGCGAAAAGGTGCGCGGTCGCGCGACCCATGCCCGAGGCCGCACCCGTCACGAGCGCGACTTTTCCCTCGACCGAACGACTCAGCTTGGACAGGCGCTTGCCCATGGTTCCGGTTCCCTCCGCGCCCGCTCATAGCGCCGGAGCGCGGGACCTCCAAGCGCGGCACCGAGGTCGCAACGTTACCGCGTTGCCCCTACGTTCGGCCGCATGTCGCAGCAACGCCGCCGCGTGTACTCCGGAACTCCGTGGGAGCCCAAGGTCGCCTACTGCCGGGCCAGCAGGGCCGGCAATTTCATCGCGGTCTCCGGAACCGTGGCCGCAGGCGACGACGGCAAGCCGGTCGCGCCGGGCGATGCGTACGCGCAGACCCTCTTCGCGCTTCGCAAGATCGAGAAGGCACTCGAGGGCCTGGGCTCCTGCCTGGCCGACGTCGTGCGCACGCGCGTGTTCCTCGTCGACTTCGTGGATTTCGACGAATTTGCACGCGCGCACCGCGAGGTTTTCGCCGGCATCGATCCTGCCGCGACGGCCGTCCAGGTCTCGGCGCTGGTGGCACCGCAGTACGTCGTCGAGATCGAAGCCGACGCGGTCGTGACGGACGATCGTTAGCTTCGCTGCCGGAGCAGCCGTGGCCGCGCCGGCGTTCCGGCGATCGCACGCGCCCGCACGTGAGACGTGCACCACGCGCTGGCGGTCGCGAGCGCGACCGGGTAAAGGGCCACGCAGGCAATGTCGCTTCGAACGTCCATCCAGCGCCGCGTGACCAGTGTCCTGACCAGCGCGAAGACCCGTGACCTTCGTCGTCGCACTCTCGAAGGCGCGCGCAAGATCGGTGGCTCGCCGCACCGCGTCCACTATTTCCACCAAGTCGATGACCCGTACAGCCACCTCGCGTCGCAGCTCCTGGAGCCTCTCGTCGAGCGCTACGACATCGAGTTGCACACGCACCTGGTCGGCCCGCCGCCGGATTCGGCTGCTCCCGAGCGCGAAAAGCTCGTCGCGTGGTCGCGCGTGGATGCCGAACGCGTCGCCGAGGGCCGCGGAGGACTTTCGTTCCAGGACCCTGGAAACCAGCCGTCGCCCGATCTCGTTGCGAGGGCGACGCGGATCCTGGCGTCGACCAGCTCGTCGCGCGCATTTGCCGCGCTGGCGCCGCGTGTCGGCGAGGCGATGTGGGACGACGACATCGAAGCGCTCGGCGGCATGGCGCGCGACCAGAGCGGCGCGCCGAACAACGTTGCCGACGCAATCGGACGAGGCGACGCGCTGCGCGCGAAGTGCCATCACTACCTTGGCGCGATTTTCCACTATGCCGGCGAGAATTACTGGGGCGTCGATCGCCTGAGTCATCTCGAGCGCCGTCTCATCCACCTCGGCGCGAGCCGCCAGGTCTCGGCACCCCTTCTTGCGCCGCGCTACGACGTCAGCGACGAGCGCATCGATGCCGGCAGGCTCGGCCTCACGCTCGAAGTGTTCGTCTCGCTGCGCAGTCCGTACAGTTACATCTCGATGCCGCGCGCGTTCGATCTCGCGACGCGCGCCGGCATCGCAATGAAGCTGAGGCCGGTGCTTCCGATGGTCATGCGCGGGCTTCCGGTGCCCGCGAGCAAGCGCATGTACATCACGCTCGATACCAAGCGCGAAGCCGACGCGGTCGGCATGCCGTTCGGCCGCATCTGCGATCCGGTGGGCAAGCCGGTCGAGCGCGGGTTTTCCCTGTATCCGTTCGCCGTATCCAAGGGACGCGCCGGCGATTACCTGCTGTCGTTCTGTCGCGCGGTATTTGCCGAGGGCATCGATGCAGGAACGGACGAAGGGCTCCGTCACATCGTCGAGGCCGCGGGACTTTCGTGGAACGACGCGGCCCGCAATCGCGACATCGATGGATGGCGTCCCGAGCTCGAAGCAAACCGCGAAGACATGATGGCGATGGGACTGTGGGGAGTGCCGAGCTTTCGGCTGAGCGGCGCCGGCGCTTCAGACTTCTGCGTGTGGGGACAAGACAGGATCTGGATGGTCGAGGACGAAATCCGCCGAAGGGTGGACACCGCGCCTTCCTGACCGATCGGCCGCCCCCGAATGCTCCCGGAAAAGGCCAAAAAAAGCCGGGCAGCCATTGGGGGGAGATGGCTGCCCGGCGGGGTAGGACCGGAGGTCGCGGGTTAAGGGGGAGGGACCCTCCCGCGAGCCTTTCGTCCGGTTCCAAAGAACGGCATGCGGGGACACCGTTCTTTCGTGCCGGCGGTGGAAGATAAAGGAGGGGAAACTTCCACTCTTTCCGGCTTCGTGTACGTAGACGGCAGTGC
This genomic window from Candidatus Binatia bacterium contains:
- a CDS encoding SDR family NAD(P)-dependent oxidoreductase; translated protein: MGKRLSKLSRSVEGKVALVTGAASGMGRATAHLFADEGAHVIVTDLGADRVETVVGEIREAGGSARGWDMSVTDTNAVRRVIAEAASHFGGIDIVVNNAGIVWMTPIDADDYEELWAKSLDVLLTGQTRVVRAALPHLRKSQSPRIVNIASTEGFGATRFGSAYTAAKHGVIGLTRSLAVELGGEGITVNCVAPGPIRTGMTDAIPEEHKTVFAKRRTVLGRYGEPEEVAHATLNFCLPAMTFVTGAVLVVDGGVLVRNA
- a CDS encoding RidA family protein, translated to MSQQRRRVYSGTPWEPKVAYCRASRAGNFIAVSGTVAAGDDGKPVAPGDAYAQTLFALRKIEKALEGLGSCLADVVRTRVFLVDFVDFDEFARAHREVFAGIDPAATAVQVSALVAPQYVVEIEADAVVTDDR
- a CDS encoding DsbA family protein, producing MSLRTSIQRRVTSVLTSAKTRDLRRRTLEGARKIGGSPHRVHYFHQVDDPYSHLASQLLEPLVERYDIELHTHLVGPPPDSAAPEREKLVAWSRVDAERVAEGRGGLSFQDPGNQPSPDLVARATRILASTSSSRAFAALAPRVGEAMWDDDIEALGGMARDQSGAPNNVADAIGRGDALRAKCHHYLGAIFHYAGENYWGVDRLSHLERRLIHLGASRQVSAPLLAPRYDVSDERIDAGRLGLTLEVFVSLRSPYSYISMPRAFDLATRAGIAMKLRPVLPMVMRGLPVPASKRMYITLDTKREADAVGMPFGRICDPVGKPVERGFSLYPFAVSKGRAGDYLLSFCRAVFAEGIDAGTDEGLRHIVEAAGLSWNDAARNRDIDGWRPELEANREDMMAMGLWGVPSFRLSGAGASDFCVWGQDRIWMVEDEIRRRVDTAPS